CCCGGCCGACCTGCTCATCGTCGCGACCGGTCCGCGGGCCCGGCTCTGGGAGCGCCGGCGCACCGATCCCGACCACCTCCTGGTCCGGGTCGGCATCGCCGACCTGCCCACCGGGATCGTCGTCGAGGAGGACGAGGGCAGCAAGCGTCACCGGCAGCTTCGAGCGGCCCGGGACGTCCCCGCCGCCTTCTCCCTCGCGCAAGCGGGCGTCGTCGGAGTCGCGGGGCGGGACGAATGGCCGCGGCGCATGGCCTGCTGGCTGGTCGGTCAGCTGGCCGTGCTGCAGAGCCCTCGTGACGTGCAGCTCTACATCCTGACCGACCCGGCGGGCGAGTCCCTGTGGAAGTGGGCGGCATGGCTGCCGCACACCCGGCCGCAGTTGGGACAGCAGGCCCTGGCTCTGGTGGGCGCCGACGCCGAGACGCTCGGACACCGGGTCGCCGAGCTGGTCGAGCTCATCGACGCCCGCCAGCAGGCGCGTCTCAACTCCGGTACCGGGGCCGCGCTCGCCGACACGGACATCGTCGTGGTGATGGACGGCGCCCGACGGCTGCGGGCGCTGCCCGGCATGGTGACGGTCCTTCAGGAAGGGCCCACGGTCGGCGTCCACAGCATCTGCGTGGACTCCGACGAGCGCACCCTCCCCGAAGAGTGCACCACCGTCGTCGTCGGAGGCGAGACGCGGCCGGCCACCCTCCGCCAGCAGCGTGCCGCACAGATCGACGGCATCCTGGCAGACGAGGTGGCGGACAGCTGGTACGCGGCGACCGGACGCCAACTGGCACCCTTGCGCGACGTCAGCGAGAACCAGGGCGAGGCCGCACTACCGGCATCCGCGCGCCTGCTGGAGATCCTCGATCTGGAGGAACCGACCGCTGCCGCGATCGCCGGCCGTTGGCGCGCCTCGCCCCGCAGCACCAAGGCCGTGGTCGGGCACTCGCTCAACGGCCCGTTCGCCCTCGACCTGGTCAGCCACGGCCCGCACGGCCTGGTGGCGGGCACCACGGGCTCGGGCAAGTCGGAGTTCCTGCAGACCCTGGTGGCATCGCTGGCCGTGGCCAACCGCCCCGACGCCATGACCTTCGTCCTGATCGACTACAAGGGCGGTGCGGCGTTCAAGGACTGCGTCGAACTGCCCCACACCGTCGGCCTGGTGACGGACCTCGACACTCATCTCGTCGAGCGGGCTCTGACCTCGCTGGGCGCCGAGCTGACCCATCGCGAGCAGTTGCTCGCGGCCGCGGGTGCGAAAGACCTGGAGGACTACCTCGACTACGCGGCCCGACGGCCCGAACTGACGCCGATCCCACGCCTGCTCATCGTCATCGACGAGTTCGCGTCGATGGCGCGTGAGCTGCCCGACTTCGTCACCGGCCTGGTGAACGTCGCCCAGCGCGGGCGTTCGCTGGGAATCCATCTGGTCCTGGCGACGCAACGCCCGTCCGGTGTCGTCTCGGCGGAGATCCGCGCCAACACCAACCTGCGGGTCGCGTTGCGGGTGACCGACTCCGGAGAGAGCACGGACGTCATCGACGCCCGGGACGCGGCGAGCATCTCGGCGTCGACCCCGGGGCGGGCCTACGCCCGGCTTGGGCACAGCTCACTGATCCCGTTCCAGACGGGCCGCGTGGGGGGCCGACGGCCGCTGGCCGACCGGACGGCCGCGACAGCGGCTCCGTTCCTGCACCCGGTCTCCTGGCTGGACCTCGGAATGCCCGCGCCGCAGCGCCCCCACAACCGGGCCGAAGCCGACGAGGTGACTGACCTGTCGGTCCTGGTGACGGCGATCAAACAGGCCAACGACATGCTGGGCATCGCCCCGCAGCGCCGCCCGTGGCTGCCGCCGTTGCCGCTGACCCCGGTGGTCGAGCTGGCGGCGGAACCGGTCCGCGGCTCGGGGGAGAACCCCGCGTTCTCGTGGGCGGTCCAGGACCTGCCGATGCAGCAGCGCCAAGAACCGGTGACGGTGGACCTGGCCACCTTCGGCCACCTGCACATCATCGGGGCCCCGCGCTCCGGGCGCTCCGCGGCGCTGCGCACCTTCGCGGCCGCCGCGGCGAGCGCGGCCGGCGTCGCCGACCTGCACCTGTACGGGCTCGACTGCGGCAACGGCGCCCTGCTGCCGCTCACCAGGCTGCCGCACTGCGGCGCGGTGGTACAGCGCTCGGAGACCGACCGGGCCGTCCGACTGCTCAAGCGCCTGCACTCCGAGGTGCAAACCCGTCAACGGCTGCTTGGCGAGGGCGGCTTCGCCGACGTGGCCGAGCAGCGCGCGGCCCGACCGCAGTCGGAGCGGCTGCCCCACATCGTGCTGTTGCTGGATCGCTGGGAAGGGTTCGTGGGAACTCTCGGCGAGTACGACAACGGGGCGTTGACCGACCTTGTTCAGATCCTGCACCGCGAAGGCGCCAGCGCCGGAGTGCACCTGGTCATCGCTGGTGACCGCATGCTGCTGAGCGGCCGGATGAGCTCGTTGTGCGACGACAAGCTGGTGTTGCGGCTGTCGGACCGCACCGACGCCAGCCTGGCCGGACTGAACCCCCGGAAGATACCGGAGAACCTGCCGCCGGGCCGCGGCTACCGCGCGGCCAACGCGATCGAGACTCAGGTCGCGCTCGTGGCGGCCGACCCGACGGGCCCGGCGCAGGTCGCCGCGGTGCACGCGCTGGCAGCTCGGCTCGTCGAGCGGGAGGCGGGAGCGGCGAAGTCGG
The genomic region above belongs to Streptomyces sp. CG1 and contains:
- a CDS encoding FtsK/SpoIIIE domain-containing protein, with the translated sequence MTMMVTIARLDWSADVVVDADPTTCLRDVVKSLLDSLDASQAPPSGDSAVTAVYLADRPLDLDRPLADSGIHDGAVLWLGRPGPVAAHDAGLVTIRAVAGADAGRVWYLDAGEYRIGSGADCRITVGGAQQEAVAVLRVSLDASVHVRVVAASVLLNRAQLPDHEVAWRQTDQLLFGDTVLEARPLLRPDAVVEPSPDGEYLDYNRPPRLLPPVQRTEFRLPAEPKPSSPSALPWLAAVLPALSGGVIALLTHNAMFLIMAAMSPVMMLGNWYSGRRQGRVGHRRQMAEYRAQLETTEGEIAAALDQERLDRRAGSPDPADLLIVATGPRARLWERRRTDPDHLLVRVGIADLPTGIVVEEDEGSKRHRQLRAARDVPAAFSLAQAGVVGVAGRDEWPRRMACWLVGQLAVLQSPRDVQLYILTDPAGESLWKWAAWLPHTRPQLGQQALALVGADAETLGHRVAELVELIDARQQARLNSGTGAALADTDIVVVMDGARRLRALPGMVTVLQEGPTVGVHSICVDSDERTLPEECTTVVVGGETRPATLRQQRAAQIDGILADEVADSWYAATGRQLAPLRDVSENQGEAALPASARLLEILDLEEPTAAAIAGRWRASPRSTKAVVGHSLNGPFALDLVSHGPHGLVAGTTGSGKSEFLQTLVASLAVANRPDAMTFVLIDYKGGAAFKDCVELPHTVGLVTDLDTHLVERALTSLGAELTHREQLLAAAGAKDLEDYLDYAARRPELTPIPRLLIVIDEFASMARELPDFVTGLVNVAQRGRSLGIHLVLATQRPSGVVSAEIRANTNLRVALRVTDSGESTDVIDARDAASISASTPGRAYARLGHSSLIPFQTGRVGGRRPLADRTAATAAPFLHPVSWLDLGMPAPQRPHNRAEADEVTDLSVLVTAIKQANDMLGIAPQRRPWLPPLPLTPVVELAAEPVRGSGENPAFSWAVQDLPMQQRQEPVTVDLATFGHLHIIGAPRSGRSAALRTFAAAAASAAGVADLHLYGLDCGNGALLPLTRLPHCGAVVQRSETDRAVRLLKRLHSEVQTRQRLLGEGGFADVAEQRAARPQSERLPHIVLLLDRWEGFVGTLGEYDNGALTDLVQILHREGASAGVHLVIAGDRMLLSGRMSSLCDDKLVLRLSDRTDASLAGLNPRKIPENLPPGRGYRAANAIETQVALVAADPTGPAQVAAVHALAARLVEREAGAAKSARPNRIAVLPTELSFDQAWEMVGTPAPMWALLGVGGDDLEPVGADLLGDQPTFLVAGPSRSGRSTALGVMAESLLRGGTELVIGTPMNSPLRGFEGRPGVRGVITGDAPGQEEFADLLDPGDGPVVLLVDDAEAWRDLTCRDWLKAFVRKASGSRRGVILGGDVASVAAGFSGWQAEVKKNRRGALLSPPNMTDGDLVGARLSRSQLAARVVPGAALVHLGNGSLLTAQIPSAAPDRPGGSAHDEREQ